The Anabrus simplex isolate iqAnaSimp1 chromosome 1, ASM4041472v1, whole genome shotgun sequence genome window below encodes:
- the LOC137497069 gene encoding piggyBac transposable element-derived protein 3-like translates to MDLPPRVGHTEGFLNDDLILEFLNNSDIDEQFSDDDDDDPMISTYEHPVEVEPLESEADEQEEETNCTAIETPSPGPRTDTTPRRLFWKKKYFQEKPHPVPIDYTNIQNPPSERTPLQYHEDYFDDDFFNLAAEKTNMYSVVKTGKSINTNPQELKKFFGINLLMGCIRYPRLSMYWQKGIQLNLISECMSRDRFLLLRKHLHVVDTVNKPNDADSNALWKVQPVIQKVRDVCLQLPRGNGSYSIDEQMIPFLGRCKLKQYVKNKPRPVGLKNFVLTTSKGLVLDFEVYQGQSTPLVNRELGLGPAVIMRLVSSLPQGSFVYFDRYFTTIPLLQVLSEKGIEGTGTVMKNRIRDIELSQKKMNRGESNEYVRSDEKIVVTEWMDNQKVVMASTCAGKHPELHVRRWSKAEKRHVEVDCPSVVCKYNQCMGGVDICNQQMECYRTWFRTRKWTVKVILHFLDLATVNSWMLYREDALANKRSNREIKDLLKFRMSIAEARLATPARKRRTEDDGNRGIEEVENGMPEPPKKIYTPSPIPGVDKRYDGYDHWPVVDDIHSSRICRLESCCKRTKLRCEKCDVYLCLSKDKCCFKLFHVKPRS, encoded by the exons GTTTTCTCAATGATGATTTGATCTTAGAATTTTTAAATAATTCCGACATTGATGAACAATTtagtgatgatgacgacgatgatccAATGATAAGTACTTACGAACATCCTGTAGAAGTGGAACCCTTAGAAAGTGAAGCagatgaacaagaagaagaaacaaattgTACTGCAATAGAGACACCCTCCCCAGGGCCAAGGACTGATACTACACCAAGGCGGCTGTTTTGGAAGAAAAAGTATTTCCAGGAAAAGCCACATCCGGTGCCTATTGATTACACCAATATTCAG AATCCGCCTAGTGAAAGAACGCCTTTGCAGTACCATGAAGATTATTTTGATGACGACTTCTTCAATTTGGCTGCAGAGAAGACTAACATGTATTCCGTGGTAAAAACGGGGAAGTCCATCAATACAAACCCACAGGAATTAAAGAAATTTTTTGGTATTAATTTACTCATGGGTTGCATTCGCTATCCCAGGTTGTCCATGTACTGGCAGAAAGGTATTCAGCTGAATCTCATTTCAGAATGCATGTCGCGAGACAGATTTTTATTACTGCGTAAACATCTACATGTAGTCGATACTGTAAATAAACCCAATGATGCTGACTCGAATGCACTTTGGAAAGTGCAACCTGTGATTCAAAAAGTGCGTGATGTGTGCTTACAACTTCCTCGGGGAAATGGTAGTTATTCAATTGATGAACAAATGATTCCTTTCTTAGGGAGGTGTAAACTTAAGCAGTATGTGAAAAATAAGCCACGCCCAGTTGGTCTAAAGAACTTTGTTTTGACTACTTCCAAAGGTCTAGTGCTAGATTTTGAGGTATATCAGGGTCAGTCAACTCCTCTAGTTAATAGGGAACTTGGTCTTGGTCCAGCAGTTATTATGAGGCTTGTTTCTTCTCTACCTCAAGGAAGTTTTGTATATTTTGACAGGTACTTTACAACTATTCCACTGCTACAGGTACTTTCAGAAAAGGGGATTGAGGGAACAGGAACGGTCATGAAAAACAGGATTCGAGATATAGAACTGTCACAGAAAAAGATGAATAGGGGTGAAAGCAATGAATATGTCAGAAGCGATGAGAAGATTGTTGTAACAGAGTGGATGGACAACCAAAAAGTGGTAATGGCTTCCACGTGTGCTGGGAAGCATCCAGAGCTGCATGTGAGAAGATGGTCCAAGGCTGAAAAAAGACATGTTGAAGTGGATTGTCCATCTGTTGTCTGTAAATACAACCAGTGTATGGGTGGGGTTGATATTTGCAACCAACAGATGGAGTGTTATCGAACATGGTTCAGAACCAGAAAATGGACTGTGAAAGTAATTCTTCACTTTCTAGATCTAGCAACGGTAAATAGCTGGATGCTATATCGGGAAGATGCTCTGGCTAATAAGAGAAGCAACAGAGAGATCAAAGATCTCCTGAAATTTAGAATGTCGATAGCTGAAGCGAGGTTGGCCACCCCTGCTAGGAAAAGAAGAACTGAGGATGATGGAAACAGAGGAATTGAAGAAGTTGAAAATGGTATGCCCGAACCACCTAAGAAGATTTACACACCTTCTCCGATACCTGGGGTTGACAAACGATACGACGGATATGACCACTGGCCTGTTGTAGATGACATCCATTCATCGAGAATTTGTCGCCTAGAAAGTTGTTGTAAGCGCACAAAATTACGCTGTGAGAAATGTGATGTATATTTGTGCTTATCTAAGGATAAATGTTGTTTCAAGTTATTTCATGTCAAGCCTAGATCATAG